Proteins encoded in a region of the Zea mays cultivar B73 chromosome 2, Zm-B73-REFERENCE-NAM-5.0, whole genome shotgun sequence genome:
- the LOC100272930 gene encoding Probable pectinesterase/pectinesterase inhibitor 51-like: MPRGHPHPLPRRGRLLQFAAAASGLLLLTLLVLLPAAPPWEHTTAPASLLHAAIAAHPSPNSYARPCADHLALSLHRLRASLSSLESGDVPAALHLASGSLQCQYDCSHLLSLPAFRSHPLTSRFLNSLAPQTLNAALKPPPSSAPAAAFPARIRPDATVCKPNSGVKPCGYSTVQAAVDAAPNHTAGAGHFAIAVGAGTYKENVVIPYEKANILLMGEGMGATVITASRSVGIDGLGTYETATVDVIGDGFRARDITFENSAGAGAHQAVAFRSDSDRSVLENVEFRGHQDTLYAHTMRQFYRRCHIVGTVDFIFGNAAAVFEECVIKTVPRAEGAQKRARNVVAASGRIDPGQTTGFVFVNCTVDGNKGFVELFRRKPDSYRLYLGRPWKEYARTLYVSCYLGTVVRPEGWLPWRGDFALSTLYYGEFDSRGPGANHTARVEWSSQTPEQYVKHFSTENFIQGHQWIAY; this comes from the coding sequence ATGCCGCGCGGCCACCCCCACCCGCTCCCACGCCGCGGTCGCCTCCTCCAGTTCGCCGCGGCGGCGTCCGGGCTCCTGCTCCTTACGCTGCTCGTCCTCCTCCCGGCCGCGCCGCCCTGGGAGCACACCACCGCGCCCGCCTCGCTCCTCCACGCGGCCATCGCTGCGCACCCGTCGCCGAATTCCTACGCGCGGCCCTGCGCCGACCACCTCGCCCTCTCGCTGCACCGCCTCCGCGCCTCGTTGTCGTCCCTGGAGTCCGGCGACGTCCCCGCCGCGCTCCACCTCGCCTCCGGCTCGCTCCAGTGCCAGTACGACTGCTCCCACCTCCTCTCGCTCCCGGCCTTCCGCTCCCACCCCCTCACGTCCCGCTTCCTCAATTCCCTTGCCCCACAAACCCTAAATGCCGCCCTGAAACCTCCTCCCTCTTCCGCCCCTGCCGCCGCATTCCCTGCGAGGATCCGCCCCGACGCCACGGTGTGCAAACCGAATTCCGGTGTGAAGCCGTGTGGCTACTCGACCGTGCAGGCCGCGGTGGACGCAGCGCCGAACCACACCGCTGGCGCTGGGCACTTCGCCATCGCAGTTGGTGCAGGTACGTACAAGGAAAATGTCGTGATTCCGTATGAGAAGGCCAACATTTTGCTGATGGGGGAGGGTATGGGAGCTACTGTTATCACTGCGTCCCGGAGCGTGGGGATCGATGGGCTGGGAACTTATGAAACTGCGACGGTGGATGTGATCGGTGACGGGTTCCGTGCGAGGgatataacatttgagaacagcGCTGGTGCTGGAGCTCATCAGGCTGTAGCGTTCCGTTCTGACAGCGATCGGTCAGTGCTGGAGAATGTGGAGTTCCGTGGACATCAGGATACGCTGTATGCTCACACAATGCGGCAGTTCTACCGCAGGTGCCATATTGTAGGGACAGTGGATTTTATATTTGGGAATGCAGCAGCAGTGTTTGAGGAATGTGTGATTAAGACTGTACCACGGGCCGAGGGAGCTCAGAAGCGCGCACGAAACGTGGTGGCGGCTAGTGGGAGGATTGATCCGGGGCAGACGACAGGGTTTGTATTTGTGAATTGCACTGTGGATGGGAACAAAGGGTTTGTGGAATTGTTTCGGAGAAAGCCAGATTCATACAGACTGTATTTGGGCCGGCCATGGAAGGAGTATGCCAGGACATTGTATGTCAGCTGTTACTTGGGGACAGTTGTCAGGCCGGAGGGATGGCTTCCATGGCGAGGTGATTTTGCTCTCAGTACACTGTATTATGGAGAGTTTGACAGTCGAGGCCCTGGTGCAAACCACACAGCAAGGGTTGAGTGGAGCAGTCAGACACCAGAACAGTATGTCAAACACTTTTCAACGGAGAACTTCATTCAGGGCCATCAATGGATTGCGTACTAA